A single window of Nematostella vectensis chromosome 4, jaNemVect1.1, whole genome shotgun sequence DNA harbors:
- the LOC125561797 gene encoding RNA polymerase II degradation factor 1-like gives MSIQKRLIKTKRAEPPNKAKIFAKLVMEEKHPEAEKQPEAEKQPEAEKHPEAEKQPEAEKQPEAEKHPEAEKHPEAEKQPEAEKQPEAEKQPEAEKQPEAEKQPEAEKHPEAEKQPEAEKHPEAEKHPEAQKQPEAQKHPEAEKHPEAEKHPEAEKHPEAEKHPEAKEATLGLLLFGPVKEVHDSI, from the exons ATGTCTATCCAAAAGCGCCTTATTAAGACCAAGAGGGCAGAACCGCCAAACAAAGCTAAGATATTCGCTAAGCTTGTCATGGAGG AGAAACACCCTGAGGCTGAGAAACAACCTGAGGCTGAGAAACAACCTGAGGCTGAGAAACACCCTGAGGCTGAGAAACAACCTGAGGCTGAGAAACAACCTGAGGCTGAGAAACACCCTGAGGCTGAGAAACACCCTGAGGCTGAGAAACAACCTGAGGCTGAGAAACAACCTGAGGCTGAGAAACAACCTGAGGCTGAGAAACAACCTGAGGCTGAGAAACAACCTGAGGCTGAGAAACACCCTGAGGCTGAGAAACAACCTGAGGCTGAGAAACACCCTGAGGCTGAGAAACACCCTGAGGCTCAGAAACAACCTGAGGCTCAGAAACACCCTGAGGCTGAGAAACACCCTGAGGCTGAGAAACACCCTGAGGCTGAGAAACACCCTGAGGCTGAGAAACACCCTGAGGCTAAAGAAGCAACGCTGGGCTTGTTACTATTCGGACCAGTTAAAGAAGTGCACGACTCGATATAA
- the LOC5508889 gene encoding adrenocorticotropic hormone receptor, producing the protein MSNATSQLTMARTKCYLKSYSTAFLDKYLLASHAIVSPINSLAFLVSTILNSLILITVMRRSRLRTPSTLLMMVIVVKDLLIVSILQPVAVYRSSLFILYNNFCYKFAVDDIRPFLIFLYRCVSLTAWVFISGDRWLAIRRPNSYRRLLTKKRVFTCALVIWVFSIVLSYLASWIMNTTERYLLVFAQFGLTCIIIAVLQICVYRSIKAHGNNISNMSSTQVTQEAIEHRVAATVAYSLVALAICYIPIIVVSILRSLGNNYFLLTAIWMEMLLLCNAAVNPVILLKTNLSLRREAKNLFICCWHQNATVPQPLSNAGGTSAFNITIGHA; encoded by the coding sequence ATGTCAAACGCCACCAGTCAGCTGACCATGGCCAGGACAAAGTGTTACCTCAAGTCATACTCGACAGCCTTTCTGGACAAGTACCTACTTGCCAGTCACGCCATCGTGTCTCCCATCAACTCCCTGGCATTTCTCGTATCCACTATACTCAACAGTCTCATCCTGATTACCGTGATGAGGCGCTCGAGGCTTCGGACTCCATCCACTCTTcttatgatggtgatagtaGTCAAGGACCTCCTCATTGTCTCCATCCTTCAGCCTGTGGCCGTATACCGGTCATCCCTCTTCATCTTATACAACAACTTCTGCTACAAGTTCGCCGTGGATGACATAAGACCGTTTCTGATCTTCCTTTACCGCTGTGTGTCCTTGACTGCCTGGGTCTTCATATCTGGTGACCGTTGGTTGGCGATCCGGCGCCCAAACTCGTACCGTAGATTACTGACCAAGAAGCGCGTCTTCACGTGCGCGCTGGTAATCTGGGTGTTCAGCATCGTGCTAAGTTATCTGGCTTCCTGGATTATGAACACCACCGAGAGGTACCTTCTGGTGTTTGCTCAGTTCGGCCTGACATGTATAATCATCGCTGTTCTTCAAATCTGCGTCTACCGCAGCATCAAGGCGCATGGTAACAACATAAGTAACATGTCGTctacacaggtaacccaggAAGCAATTGAACATCGTGTAGCGGCGACCGTGGCGTACTCCCTAGTGGCACTAGCCATCTGCTATATACCGATCATCGTGGTATCCATTTTAAGGTCCTTAGGAAATAACTACTTCCTGTTAACGGCAATATGGATGGAGATGCTTCTTTTGTGTAATGCCGCAGTTAACCCTGTCATCCTGTTGAAGACGAACCTTTCTCTTCGCCGCGAGGCCAAGAATCTCTTTATATGTTGTTGGCATCAAAACGCCACTGTACCCCAACCCCTGAGCAATGCGGGAGGTACATCTGCCTTTAACATTACAATCGGCCATGCTTAA